GGGAGGTGGGAGAAGTCGAGGCCCAGACTGATACTAAGCCCTGGAATTTGGTGCAGCGTCAATCGGCCCCTGCGCGCTACTCACCAACAGAACCCGGCCTCCTCCACACTCCTTGAACGTATACTCACTGCACCTACTTCAAACCAGTTGCATCGTCTAGGAAGAGGCACATAGGCTGGATCCAGGGTTGGTCACTTGAAGAGCGAATACAGCGGTGGGATGAGAACGCACAGACCACGAACGTGCTGCACGTCAGAGCACAGGCCTTAGCGTGCGCGGGAAAGGAGGAGGTCCAGGAGGGGTCAAATATACTAGGAGAAGAGTGTAGGTGTCAAGGACATAGAAATCTGTGAAGCCAAAATCCGggagaagagaaatgaggaaattgCTGAAAAGCACCAAGTGTGGGAAAGTTCAGAGGTTGCATTTGTGAGTTTGAAGTTTTTGAGGCGGAAGGTAAAAAGCAACATAGAGTTTAATACAAATCGCTGAACTGAGTTTAAGGAACTTCCGGCTGGATGCTGGGCATTTCACATGGCTTAGAAGTTGTGGCGGAGAACGTGAGCCAGGAGCTCAGATTCTTAGTGAGGCTTCAAGATCACAACAAAGAGGCCTAAAGACAGCAACTCACCTCGTGAGGGACTTCCTTTCGGTACTTCCCGATGTCGCAGGACATCCTAGGAGAAATGTTTAGCTGGACACCTTTCAAAGTTAAGAAGTCGGCAAGAAAATAGCTACAAATCTTACACTGTATTCTGGCAAAAAAGTAAGAGGCAATTTCAACTGGTTGGCACCTAAATACAACCAGAGTTACCTTCTTTAGCCTCTagattgaaaatattaatttacaactgttatctttttttttttttttttttttttttttttttttttttttaaagatttatttatttatttattcgacagagagagacagccagcgagagagggaacacaagcagggggagtgggagaggaagaagcaggctcatagcggaagagcccgatatgggactcgatcccgtaacgccgggatcacgccctgagctgaaggcagatgatcaaccgctgtgccacccaggcgccccgaatttaCAACTGTTATCTAACAGAACACTAAATAACTAAAGACTTAGGGACAAGTGTACGATTTTGTTTTGGATTTCGTTTTGGTAATTCCAGACCCAAAacataaagtttaaaaaccaaATCAGTCATTTTTGCCACTCGAAAATCCTTGCATAAcactttattaatattaaataacgAAAAAATTTAAGTCAGCAATCTGCTTTTATGACCTGTTtgttataagataaaaattacccTGAGCTGTTTAAGTTCcattttctaccttcttttctACAAAGCCAAAAGAATTCTGTCACTGGGCAATTCTGGCCTATGAAGTGATGGCACAATTAGGCTATTGCTGTACGTAATCAGGAGACCTTAAACAGCATCTTTGGAACCAGAATGCTTCCTCAAGAATGCAATCAATAGATCACAGAATGACTGATGTTAATGCAGTGAATCTAGCTAAGATATCTTTGGGGCTACTaatgaaacaaaatcaaattttaaaaattttgagtaaaaggggcacgcctgggtgtctcagtcagttaagcatgtgcctttggctcaggtcatgatcccagagtccggggaTAAAGcacagcatcaggctccctgctcagctgggagtctgcttctccctctgcccctcccccatcttgtgctctcttactctttcactttctctcaaataaataaataaaacctttaaaatctttgagtaaaaggaaagataattaaaagtgctatttttaggggcgcctgggtggctcagtcgttaagcatctgcctttggcccagggcgtgatcccagagtcctgggatggagtcccgcatcaggctccctgccttgctgggagcctgcttcttcctctcccactccccctgtgtttcctctcttgctggctgtctctgtcaaataaagaaaatctttaaaaaatgataataaaataaaaaataaaggtgctATTTTTAGGATGGTATCACAAactaaatagcaaaataaaagagCTTGGATTTGATAGCAGTAGTGCTTTATACTGCTTCTTTGCACCTTCCCTTCTTGGTACTTACCTCTAAATTTAGCATACTAACTCACCATTAACTTTAAGATCGTTTATTTATCAATTATCACCATTAGTAAGAATGTATTAGACCTTATATATACCCATgaatagtaatatatatattcatacttatttaaaatataatttttcatgtatATAAGTACctagtaatttctatttttaaaacatatcagCTTTGAATCCTTAATCTCTTGGctttaaatcaaataaattgAAGATATCAGTGGTAAAAAGAACTTGCTAAAACTTTTTGTATATAGAACTTGGATTGAGATCTAATGAATCCACATTTTGGTACATTCTTCCTAGTAGGCAGccaagtattgctactccagcacTTAAATGCAGCCTCCCCCTCACCAGAGCAGGGAGACtattgtgttttccttctctcaaaCGGAAATCAAATCTGGAGTTTAGGTGAACATGACACTAATATGATGGGAAGAGATCATTAAAATGGCCTATTTTTCTGTAGGCCACATGTCCATATCATTGTAAAACCTCTGCTGGGATAGGAATACTCTTTGTAGCGCCCACTGCATGCAGCAAAGCACTTTCTAAGTACTAATTACTGCAATAGCTCAATGTTTGTTGTAGAAATCAACGAATAAAGGCGCAACAATATAATGTGGACATACTTAGAAATGATAAAATGCACCAGAACGAACGCTAGGCATTACCATGCTCCTCTGTGCCTTGGCCCCTAATCTGGCCTGACTTTTCCCCATAAACCTAATCCTGGGCAATGCCCCAGGGACAGGTTCCTCAACTCCGCTCGGCCGGAGGGAGCTCTGCgcactccttccctcctcctcccaggccgccctctccctctccctctccaacttCTTCCCAGCCTGGTCCTGGATACCAGACCTCAAGAACACCCAGGGACCGCCCACCCGCAGATCTCCAGGAGAGGGATGGAAGAACCCGCGGAGGAAGCTCGGCGACTACGATCTCTTGCGCATGCTTCCGGGCTGGACAAGAGTCACGCTGGAGCCCGCAAGAATGGGAATCCACTTCTCCACATTTTGGAGGTGACCTGGAAAAGTCCGTACCAAAACACTAAATCTTCAAAGGAGGAACGCGCCGGACCTTTCAGGAGATCCGACCGGAGGAGCTGCTCGCAAAACCCGGAAAGGTTTTCCGGATCGGCCAACCCGGACATGCGCAGAAGCCTCCCccgcggcggctgcggcggcggcggcggcgacggtGTCTCCAGATCCGGAAGGTAAACGACCTCAGCTGCCGGTGGCCTGACGCCTCCTGGGTCATGTCGGCCCAGGGTGACTGCGAGTTCCTGGTGCAGCGAGCCCGGGAGCTGGTGCAGCACGACCTGTGGGCAGCCAAAGCTTGGCTGATCACAGCCCGCAGCCTCTACCCCGCAGACTTTAACATCCAGGTGAGGTCAGGCCCTTGCACGCGGCTGCCCCCGTGGAGGTGTAGCACTTGGCCGCTCCGGGGCTACACTGGCCGCCAGCTCTTCCCGCCTTGGGGGCCGTCGCCTCCAGTCCGGCCCGCCCCTCTCgctctcttcccccttctctccacctcccccgCGCCGCTCTCCGACACTCCTCACACGCATTCTCCCCCGCGAGACCAGCACCTTGAGATACAGCGGACCCGTTGGAGGTCCGGGTGGCTGGAGGCGTTGGGGGTGTTTTGCTTTCCGGTGGCCGGctcggcccccccccccccccccgcctctggGAAAGGCCGTCTTCCCGCTCGTTCATCATGGCAGCCATTTGTGTAGTGCCTACTAATTTTGAGACCTTATTCCTCCAATCTTGGGGACCGAAGGATTGTAAGTGACCCCGAGGGTTCGCACTCCTAAGCCCCGTGGCTCTGTGCCAGCAGGTGATGCTTTGCTGTCAGGCCCTCTCGGGTTGGGGGTGCTCAGTGAAGGCCAGCTAGCTGCGGGCGGTGAGCTAGGACCAACCCCGGGCGGAGGTTGTGACCCTCGGGGCCGATCTGTGTTGCAGTATGAGATGTACACCATCGAGCGAAATGCCGAGAGGACTGCCACCGCCGGGAGACTGCTGTACGACATGTGAGTTCAGCTTGCACTGCCCTCGACCTTTGAGGTTTTGTCTGTGTGTGGAAGTGGGAGCTGGGGGGAGATCTTCAAGTTCATCTCCATCTCTTGCGTCTAGGCCTTCGTTAACTGCTGACGTGCCTTCTGCAGAGAaggcttatgttttcttcttgttaaaacttttctttcaataatgtattttattttggaaataatacGTGCTCTTTGCAGTTCGGACAATACTAAAATATAGAGAATAACAAGTGAAAGTTCCGCCAGCTCAACCAGAGTTTCTTGTGTCTGTGTACATGTATACACAATGCAGCACATACAAGTTGGTGTTTGTGGGAAAGAGCTACAAAAGGGAAATCATACTGCATATATCACGCTGCAGCTTGCTTTCTTCACCCACTGTCATGGAGGGATGCCTTTATTTTTCAGTATGTAGAgctcttctttttcatatttgCATAGCATTTCATAACATTCGTGGACATTGAGGTAGTTTCCAATTATTTGAGATTATATTCAGAGTGTCAGTAAGCAATTTTGTACCCAAATTTTAGTGTTTTTCTGTAGAGTAGATTCTTAAACATTGATTTTCACAGTCAAGGGTATACGGGATACACTATCAAATTACTCTCCAAAAAATACTATTCgaatttacatttctactagCCGTGTATAAGAGTGCCCATTTTCCCACACATTTGCCAGCATTGGATATTATCAGTCTTTCTATCGGGTTTTTGATTTTTGCCAGTGATAGAAAGtggtatcttactattttttgGAAGTTTGTGTTCATCGTATTACTAATAAGACTGCGTATCTTTTCAAGTGTTCTCTTTGTTTGTAttctttctgtgttttgcttttgcccactttttcttttgggtaggttttttttcttttcttttttctcgtTGATATTTAGGCGTGCTTTATATATTATGgtcatttgtcttttcacttATAAAAACTCTAAAGACTTTTGTGATTAACTTCATTTTCcttaattagtttttatttttgtatctttattttggtttgtttgggtgCATCCACATATTCActtgtaataaagaaaaatgtgtatttctccGTATgctcatgttcttttctttttgtaatactATATAGAAtctgacattttaatttattgcattcattttaaaataggtttGTGAATTTCCCAGATCAGCCCGTGGTGTGGAGAGAAATCAGCATTATTACATCAGCATTAAGGAACGATTCACAGGATAAACAAACCCAATTTTTAAGAAGTAAGAATGGAGTTATAACTTAATGGTGTATAAATTACCGTTTCTGGAATACTAAGTTGTATATAGTAATTTCACAGAAAACTCAACATCTGTGGTACTGGTATCCAAATGTATGTTTGTTCTTGACAACTGAGGTCTGTGCAAATGGTGTCATTTGGTCCCTTGAGCATTTGCTTAGAAACCTCTAAGCTTCCTTAAAGGGTGTGCATTTATCAGTTGGACCAGggaattgaatatatttttagcaGGTTTTATAGTGATCAGAAAGCATCTGTAGGTTAGGCAGATCTccacaaaaaaggagagaaactttTAGTGGTTTATGATCTTTCCCCTGGGTTGTGATAGCCAATCAGAGATTTCAAATTCTGGATAAAAAAGTATGTGGTTTAGGTTATTTCAACTTAAACAAGTGCATCCTCTTTATCTCAGCCAGCAGCAAGCACTGTTGTGACCCTTCCCCTACGCCATTCTTATCTTCTGGATCTGATAAGGCCTCCAAGTGTTTTAGGGTCATTCAGCAAACATCTGTGTCTAATACCATCTGACCCAGAAGCCTTCTAGGTTGTAGGTAAAACTGAAACAGTGATTCTAAATGTAGTATTTACTGCTCAGTACATGAAAATGCCTTATTTCCACTTTAgcttcaggattttctttctgaaagaaaatttttaaagtacaatgtGTTATGTACAGGTTTATTTGAAACTCTCCCTGGTCGGGTCCAGTGCGAAATGTTACTAAAGGTTACGGAACAATGCTTCAACACATTGGAACGATCAGAAATGTTGCTTCTACTTTTGAGACGCTTCCCTGAAACAGTGGTGCAGCATGGGGTATGATTTgatcctttccttttcctcaagagaaaataaaaccgaTCAGCACATCCATCAGCTGGGTTAGAAGCTATAGTGGGTATTATTCTAAAAGCAGAAATTCTGAAGAATACTGGGTAAGACTGAACTTAAATCAAGGAATCTTCATCAGTAAAGCTAAAACGATGTTACTGTTATCAGACTTCGTAAATTTCCAGAAGCTGTCCCATCAGTGTAAGGAAATAGTCACCAAGCTTTGACAGTGCTATTTATTTGCAATCTGTAAAGTACAGtaaagttgtttgtttgtttgttttaatcctcttccagaggtgcctgggtggcacagtcagttgagcgtctgacttttggttttggctcaggttgtgatctcagggtggtgagattaagccccatgccaggctcccagctcagcatggagtctgcttgagattccctccctctccctctccctctccctctgcacccacgctccctcatgcatgctctctctctaaataaataaatctttttaaaaaatcctattgcACTGTAGTCAACAATGTTTGAATTTAACTGAGAGCCATAGTCTATAGTCTTCACAGACATGTTTTTCATGTGCTTTTCCCTCTATTCCTTCTGTCTGTAATAATTATTGGTAAGTGTTAGGTATCTTCTTCCATACTCCCTGTACTCCCTGGACCCCTTGAGGTAGATAGTAtcccactttagagatgaggagAATCTTAAATACGTTAGTAGCTTCTTATAGCTAGTAAGTGGGAGATTTAGGATTCAAATCCTTAACTCTATTAATTCAAACTCTCTTGTTTATTCTTACCCACACTATCTTTCAAGCTTCTGGCTCCAGTTAACCTTTTCTGTACCTCCCTctattcatttcctagggctgctgtaacaaaggacCAGAAAACTGAGTGGCTTAGAACAACCAAAATTTATTCCCACACAGTTCTGAAAGCTGAAAGTCCAAAAGCAAGGTGCGGGCAGAGCCATGCTCCCTCTAAAGGCTCTAGGGAAagatccttcctgcctctccctggcttctggtggtCACCAGCAATCTTTGTCATTCTTCAGCTTGCAGCTTCATCATTCCAGTTTCCACCTCTGTTGTCACATGACTTTCTTCCCTATGTGTCTATGTTCCTGTGTCTTTACATGACCATGTAAGGAGTGTAGTCATTGGATTTGGGCTTGCCCTAACCCAGTGTGCCCTCTTCTCAACTAATTGCATCTACAAAGAGCTTACTttttttataagataaaatatatgtagGGTCACATTCTGAGACTCTTtgagtggacatgaattttgggaggatgCTGTTCAACCCAATACATTCCTTGATCCTTACTCAACTATTAGCTTTTTGTGTTACCTTTTCCATTATTCACCCCACCCCATGCATCGCCAACTGACCCCAAGGAAGATAATGCAGATGTCTGGGTGGATTTTGATAAGCCTGCTTTCTACTCTGCTAGGGAATACGTGGTAGAAAGTAATGGAAAGGTGCCCTTAAAAGTCAAACAGTTGCATCCAGCCTAGCCCAGGCTGAATGACTGGCTACTCCTGACAACACTTGAAAGTGGTAAGGTTTGTTGACATAATACATCTCGATGTAGAGAATACAGTTAGTTTCTACATTTTGTAGAAAATTTCTACATCTCCTTTATCATTCTAACTAGTTCCAGTGCTTCCTTCAAGTTTCTGTAGACATCTTGTTAGCATTTTAATTTTGCTAGTTCAGAGGAGAATGACCAAGACAAAATAGTCAGTGGTCAGGTGAATTTGGGGTTTCCTTCCGGGCTGTGTTGCTGATGCACTTTGTTTTCTagtctttaaaatgagaatatttgtttCTTGGGGAAGTTTGCTTATACAAactggtattaaaaaaaatatttctttatgtaaatCTGACGTTTTAAACTGTAATACATTTAAATGATTTAACTGTATTTTGAAACAGGTCGGCCTTGGGGAAGCATTATTAGAGGCTGAAACTATTGAAGAACAAGAATCTCCTGTTAACtgctttagaaaattatttggtaagaaaaattgtattttgtaTTAATTCCTTATGTAAGTAGAATATGCTGGAGTAAGTATCATTTCAGGGATAAGGTCATTTCTGGAAAGCAAAGGAACTTTTCATGGTGTGAAATTTaaatccttgtttatttttttagtccaGAAAGCATTTAAGCAACTCCTATATTTTTATTACGTAATATTCGATACCTCCTAAAGAATATGTGTAATATGTTCAAGTATGAGGCATAATAATAAATATCTGAATTGTCACCCAGTGTAAGAACTAGATCCTTACCCATAATGTAAAATTTGCTTGTGTATTTCCTTGCTCACTCCATCCACTAGTGTCCCTCTGCACtgcagtttttaaataaatgtgccataaagggttttttcccctatatattttggattctaCATTAAGTGaactctaaaataatattttgttcctATCAGAATTGTAGGGTAAAAAGACAACttaattgttttttcttatttttccttttcaacagtctGTGATGTCCTTCCTCTAATAATTAACAACCATGATGTCCGATTGCCTGCCAATTTATTATATAAGTACTTAAACAAAGCAGCTGAATTTTATATCAATTACGTCACTAGGTCTACTCAAATAGAGAGTCAACATCAAGGTAAGTGATGcttcaattttatttatacagAGTTTGGTAAATTGCAAACTCAGAAATCCCTCATCATTCTGATTATTCTTTGGATGCATACCAGTTTGATAGTGTTCTAAAAGATGATTCCTGGAAAAAATACTACAGGTAAGAAATGAGActttcctgggggcgcctgggtggcgcagtcgttaagcgtctgcctttggctcagggcatgatcccggcgttctgggatcgagccccacatcaggctcctccgctaggagcctgcttcttcctctcccactccccctgcttgtgttccctctctcgctggctgtctctatctctgtcgaataaataaataaaatctttaaaaaaaaaaaagaaatgagactttTCCGGAACCAGTTTTACCCTTTGATTGAAACAGTCAACCTGCTGAACCATAATGTTAGTGTCCTGAGCTTCATACACATACCACAGCTCAAAGGTCATTTCTTGCTTATACCAGTGGCCAGTTGTGGGTCCTTCCCACATAATGTGTTAGCATGTTGTGGGTCCAACACATAATGTGTTGGAATTGTGTGCTCTTGCCTTTTGAATAGGGATTCagactgtgtctttctctgtcaagtgcTACCTACATAGTAAGTCATAAGATTAATTGTAggcttcttttttctcatttcccagGTGCCCAAGAAGCATCTGATTTAATGTCACCTAGCAAACGGAGCTCTCAGAAGTACATAATAGAAGGGCTGACTGAAAAATCATCCCAGATTGTGGACCCTTGGGAGAggttgtttaagattttaaatgtgGTTGGAATGAGATGCGAATGGCAGATGGATAAAGGAAGACGGTAAGAAATTGTTCATTTCTAGAATTGCTTAGCAAGCCTTCTGATACCGTAATCTCAGgatctttaaaaaccaaaacactttCTTAAAAAGCATATAATGTGTATGCCTTGGGCAACTTGGCATTTATGCAAAAGAGGGtggtttttaactttattaaaagaTTCCTGGTGGGAGTATGAACTTGTAAGAGGCTGTTGAGCTTGAAGCACTCCTTAGCATTCAGAGGAACGAGTAGCTTCTTTGTCATTATGTGTCCTGAAATCGTGGTCTGATCACTGCTCTAGTTCAGAATCACATATGCCTCCAGCTGCATTTGATAAATGTCGTGCTTCTGTTGGGGCTTTTCTCTAGACCTTTAGCTGACAAGCCCAGAGTAATTAACTAATTTTTATCATCCTTCATCTTTCAGAAGCTATGGTGATATTTTGCACAGAATGAAGGATCTCTGCAGATACATGAACAACTTTGATAATGAAGCTCATGCAAAATATAAGAACCAAGTGGTTTATTCCACCATGTTGGTCTTCTTTAAGAATGCGTTCCAGTACGTCAACAGCATACAACCATCTCTATTCCAAGGTTGGTTAAAGAATGTTAGAGTCTCCCAAAATACTGGCTTCAGCTGGGATGatgaagaagatgaaaatgtttaCCTTAACATTGTTCTTGGATCCAAATAATTGTGGGGTGACACCAGTGCCTTTTTTTAAGTTGTTGGTAGTTTCTACATAagtacattttcatttaaaacttctatatcggggcacctgggtggctcagttggttaagtgtccgactcttgatctccgcccaggtcctgatctcactcacggttgtgagatcaagccctgcattgggctccacgcggGCATGGAGTCCgcttaattgattgattgattaaatttttatatcaagTGATGTAGTGGTACTGCAAAACTAAATACGGATATTCAGTGCCTCTATTTTGAAAAAGCAGCAGATGTAGCAAAGTACTGAAGTAGATTTCACAAAGGCTTTGCAAtagacaaagattttttaaataacatttatgcatataaattctaaaaaatgtgaaaaatagaaaGGTGAAATCACCTACCCATCCAATATAATACAGCTCTCATATTTGTGTATTACCGTATAGTCTTTCATGTATTTagattttgtttggaatttgtAGCTATAAGGTATTACACATATAACTTCATAGTCTTGAGTTTTTGGCTAATTTTATGATTCACGATCACTATGAAAAATTTGTAGATACATAAgaacaaagacagagaaggaaCGTTTGCTTGTGATCTGTCATTGAGCGAGAACCTTTATTAATAATCTGGTGTATATCTGTACAGTCTTTTTTCTATTCATGTACACTTGTTTGTCTACCAAACTGGGATCACACTGAACATACTCTTTAATGACCTGTATTTTCAAACAACAGCTGAGTAAACTTCCACCTGATactaagttttcttttccttgccgcATTTTTAAGTGTTGGTGTTTTCCCCCCATCCATAGGTCCTAATGCCCCAAGCCAAGTTCCACTGGTTCTTCTTGAGGATGTATCAAATGTGTATGGTGATGTAGAAATTGATCGtaacaaacacatacataaaaagaggaaactagctgagggaagagaaaaaaccATGGTAATCCTTTCAGATATGATTATTACCGGATTATATGTTTGTGGTTTGCTGGGAATGAATGTAAAATACAGCTTTGGAGCTAAATTGATAAAGCTTAGGTCTTTTAATTATAATTACTGTGTAAATCGGTGGTTCTCAACTGGAggtgattttgccccccaggGACATTTGGCAGTGGATGGGGAGGAGTTGCTATGCGTATCTCCCATGTAGAGGCCAGCATGCTGCAGATGGTGCTACAGTGCACGGGACAGCCCCACACGAAGAGTTGTTCTgatgttgagaaaccctggtgtAAGTTAGTTCTATCTGTCAGGACTGAATGGCATcaattaaaggtaaaaaagccAAGTGAACTACATTGAGCAGCTAGACAGGGTGCTGTGCTAAGTCCTGGCCTCAAAATGGAAAGGGCCGAGGTGTTCCGGCTAGGAAGTCATTAGAAGCCAAGGGGAGATGTTCAGAAGGTTTCATAAAGGAGGTCAGCATTTGAGATCAGCCTTGAAGGATGTAGAGGGTTTCGTCTTTGGAATTGGAGAGTGGATTTTGTGAAGAGAAGACAGTTTGCACGAAGATGCAGGAGGCCAGAGAATATGAAGAACCACTGGTCTTCTGATGGGGCCAGGCAGCAGGCCTGGGCAGAACAGTGATTTCTAAACTTATTTCAAAGCAGAGGAATCCTTTCAGTGAAAGCTTTAGTGGAGGCCCAGTGTGTAACAGCATGACCATGGAGGTGCTCCAGGTCAGGAGTCAGCAgactttttctgtgaagggccaggtGATAAATGATGTAGGCTTTACAGGCCCAACAGTCTCTGTTGCAGCTACTCGGTTCTGCTGTTAAAGTACAAAAAATAGCCATACGCAATAGTAAAGAAATGGGGCggatgtgttccaataaaactttatttataaaaacaggatCTGGTCTGCAGGTCATAGTTTGCTAACCTCTGCTCCAGGTAAAATACTTCAGGGGAGCCTAGCGTCTCACCCACTTtctgtcccctctcctctcctcctgtcAGTCCCCTTACCACTCCTTCAGCCCCTGAGTAGCATTCACTAGACCCAGGCATGAGGAGAGATTAGTTGAATCTGATGTCTTTGTAAACTGCACGGTATAATATAGAATGGAGCAGGGAAGACGAAACCTTTCTGAAGGCTTCTGAGGTTGCTAAACCTTCTGATAAACTCCTTTGTTTCCTCCCACAGAAAAACGCACACATGCACAATTTCGCAAATAATTTCTGAGGTTGAAAGATGCTTTCAGCCAGAACCCCAGGTTGAGAACTCTGCTAACCAGGCTTTCCCAGATGCCCTctgattcatgttttaaaaaaaccactaATGTGGCTGGGTAGCtactctctccttcttccctgacATTCCCAGGTGGGGTCACTCGTTAGCTGTCCCTTCTGGGTTCCATGAGTATGTGGTTTATCCAGGTACTTCACGTTAAGATCACAGACACTTCCTGCCATGTGGATAATAGGTCGTCGCCTAATACGGGTTTTAACTAAAAGCAGTGACGTGTCCCTTATAAATCAGTATAAATAACATGGTTCCAttggtctgtttctctccatccccaccaccTGCTCCCTGTCCAAGCCATCCCAGTCTTTCATACGTCATCAGGGGTGTCGTCTTgtctccctgcttgcactcttGCTCCCTACCATCTCTGCTTTATCCAGCAACTTTAGTGACGTTTTTAAGACCTGAATCAGACATCAGTCCCCTGCTTTACCACCTCTAGTGGCTTCCCTTCATGcccagaataaaatccaagctcTTCACCTTGGCTTCAGAGCCATTACTGAGCCAGCCTTTGTATGCCGCAGACGCTCGGGCCTCTCT
The nucleotide sequence above comes from Ursus arctos isolate Adak ecotype North America unplaced genomic scaffold, UrsArc2.0 scaffold_27, whole genome shotgun sequence. Encoded proteins:
- the INTS10 gene encoding integrator complex subunit 10 isoform X7 — protein: MSAQGDCEFLVQRARELVQHDLWAAKAWLITARSLYPADFNIQYEMYTIERNAERTATAGRLLYDMFVNFPDQPVVWREISIITSALRNDSQDKQTQFLRSLFETLPGRVQCEMLLKVTEQCFNTLERSEMLLLLLRRFPETVVQHGVGLGEALLEAETIEEQESPVNCFRKLFVCDVLPLIINNHDVRLPANLLYKYLNKAAEFYINYVTRSTQIESQHQGAQEASDLMSPSKRSSQKYIIEGLTEKSSQIVDPWERLFKILNVVGMRCEWQMDKGRRSYGDILHRMKDLCRYMNNFDNEAHAKYKNQVVYSTMLVFFKNAFQYVNSIQPSLFQGPNAPSQVPLVLLEDVSNVYGDVEIDRNKHIHKKRKLAEGREKTMSSDDEDCSAKGRNRHIVVNKAELANSVEVLESFKLARESWELLYSLEFLDKEFTRICLAWKTDTWLWLRIFLTDMIIYQGQYKKAIASLHHLAALQGSLPQPQITGQGTLEHQRALIQLATCHFALGEYRMTCEKVLDLMCYMVLPIPDGGKTQEEPSKIKAKFRKGSDLKLLPCTSKAIMPYCLRLMLACFKLRAFTDSRDDMALGHVIVLLQQEWPRGENLFLKAVNKICQQGNFQYENFFNYVTNIDMLEEFAYLRTQEGGKIHLELLPNQGMLIKPSSPPMGLLQQEFLPVLQPSIQTADRHHTVTRGITKGVKEDFRLAMERQVSRCGENLMVVLHRFCVNEKILLLQTLA
- the INTS10 gene encoding integrator complex subunit 10 isoform X4; its protein translation is MYTIERNAERTATAGRLLYDMFVNFPDQPVVWREISIITSALRNDSQDKQTQFLRSLFETLPGRVQCEMLLKVTEQCFNTLERSEMLLLLLRRFPETVVQHGVGLGEALLEAETIEEQESPVNCFRKLFVCDVLPLIINNHDVRLPANLLYKYLNKAAEFYINYVTRSTQIESQHQGAQEASDLMSPSKRSSQKYIIEGLTEKSSQIVDPWERLFKILNVVGMRCEWQMDKGRRSYGDILHRMKDLCRYMNNFDNEAHAKYKNQVVYSTMLVFFKNAFQYVNSIQPSLFQGPNAPSQVPLVLLEDVSNVYGDVEIDRNKHIHKKRKLAEGREKTMSSDDEDCSAKGRNRHIVVNKAELANSVEVLESFKLARESWELLYSLEFLDKEFTRICLAWKTDTWLWLRIFLTDMIIYQGQYKKAIASLHHLAALQGSLPQPQITGQGTLEHQRALIQLATCHFALGEYRMTCEKVLDLMCYMVLPIPDGGKTQEEPSKIKAKFRKGSDLKLLPCTSKAIMPYCLRLMLACFKLRAFTDSRDDMALGHVIVLLQQEWPRGENLFLKAVNKICQQGNFQYENFFNYVTNIDMLEEFAYLRTQEGGKIHLELLPNQGMLIKHHTVTRGITKGVKEDFRLAMERQVSRCGENLMVVLHRFCVNEKILLLQTLA
- the INTS10 gene encoding integrator complex subunit 10 isoform X5; translation: MSAQGDCEFLVQRARELVQHDLWAAKAWLITARSLYPADFNIQYEMYTIERNAERTATAGRLLYDMFVNFPDQPVVWREISIITSALRNDSQDKQTQFLRSLFETLPGRVQCEMLLKVTEQCFNTLERSEMLLLLLRRFPETVVQHGVGLGEALLEAETIEEQESPVNCFRKLFVCDVLPLIINNHDVRLPANLLYKYLNKAAEFYINYVTRSTQIESQHQGAQEASDLMSPSKRSSQKYIIEGLTEKSSQIVDPWERLFKILNVVGMRCEWQMDKGRRSYGDILHRMKDLCRYMNNFDNEAHAKYKNQVVYSTMLVFFKNAFQYVNSIQPSLFQGPNAPSQVPLVLLEDVSNVYGDVEIDRNKHIHKKRKLAEGREKTMSSDDEDCSAKGRNRHIVVNKAELANSVEVLESFKLARESWELLYSLEFLDKEFTRICLAWKTDTWLWLRIFLTDMIIYQGQYKKAIASLHHLAALQGSLPQPQITGQGTLEHQRALIQLATCHFALGEYRMTCEKVLDLMCYMVLPIPDGGKTQEEPSKIKAKFRKGSDLKLLPCTSKAIMPYCLRLMLACFKNKCIVQDGIPGRNNGFHYFGGGEKE